The region CTGCCtaatctttttccagcccaggTGGTAAAGTTCAGCAAGGCTAAGGAAAAGGGACAGTCCGGCCACTGCCAGCATAAAGACAATGAAGACATTCTTTTCCGTGGGCCGGGACACATAGCAGTTGACGGGGTGGGGACAGGGACTCCTGCGGCAGACATGCAGGGTGTCCAGGAAGACTCCGTAGAGGAGGTACTGGCCCACAATGAAGGCCACCTCCATGGTGGTGCGGATCAGGATGCTGAAGACGTAGGTGTTGAGCAGACTGCCCTGGAGGGCAATCCTTCCATTCACTTCTTCCCAGCAGGACAGCTCTGTCTTCTCGGCCACCGGGTACTCATAGGAGCCAGCGGCCCGAGCCTCTTTGGCCCTCTCAGCCTCCCGGAGCAGCTTCCGCTTCTCCTGCACGCGCACCATGTGCACTGCATGGCCCAGGTACACTAGCGAGGGTGTGGAGACGAAGATGACCTGCAGCACCCAGTAGCGAAtgtgggagatggggaaggcCTGGTCATAGCAGACGTTCTCGCAACCAGGCTGCATCGTATCACAGAGGAAATCAGCCTGCTCATCGCCCCAGGATGACTCGGCAGCCGTGCCCAGCACCAGCATGCGGAATATGAAGAGGACTGTGAGCCAGACCTTGCCGATCACCGTGGAATGCTTGTGTACTTCCTCCAGGAACTCTCCCAGGAAGCTCCAGTCACCCATCTTGGCTCAGCAGAAGACAGGCGTCAAGACTCCTGCCAATGgggcagagagaaaaacagagggaTGGTTCTGGGAATGTCTGGGAAGTCTGATCATGCCCTGTGATTCCACTGACCCAAACCAGTGCATTCCTTTAGAGAGGCAACTTAGAAATCAGATTCGCCTGAAGGGCTATCCTTCTCCCCCATGCCcagcaaaaatgaaagagaagactcAAAGGACTCCTGATAGTGAGATTAGAGTATGATTCCCACACTTTAATGGATCTAGAAATCAACTGAGATGTGTGTTAAAATGTGTGTGCATCCTGTGCTTTTGCCTCCAGAGATTCTATCCGGGAGGTCTGGGTTGGCCCCCGAAGAATCTTGATTTGCAGCAACTAGCCTCAGTTATTCTGATGCAGATATTCAAGGACCTCACCTGTGAAATATTGGAGTAGTGTAGGACAGGAATCTGCAAGTGTGACTCTGGACTTTTGCCTCACTGagtctgtttccttgtctgtaaaatgggaatagctACACCAGAGGATTTGAGGGTTAAAGGAGATGAGGTATGTGATATGCTGAAAATCATAGCTCACATGCTCCATATGGTTGAATGGCTATtgggtaaaaaatatttttctgacttCAGCAGGTAGAACTAGGTGGTAGAGAAAAAAGAGGGTGGGAGTGGCAAATCTGGCTCCTCAGGAAGCATTTTCTAGTAATCGGAGCCTTGCAGCATGGGTCAGATCTTCTGGGAGGTGGcaaaagtggctcagatggtaaagaaccggctgggaatgtgggagacctggatttgatcccggagttgggaaggtcccctggaggagagcatggtatcccactccagtactcttgcctggagaatccccatggacagaggagcctgggcaggtggggggtgggagcggctatagtccatggggtcgcagagtcggacctgactgggtaactaagcacagcagcacAAAGAAGACACTGCGAGGTTTCTCAGGCTCCCCAGCTGGTGAGCAGCTGCTAGTGCTGACCTGCTCCTCACTGTGGTGCAAGCATTCCAGCTGAGCCTTTTGGCTTGTCCTTCTGCACACAGAAGGCGTCCACCCCCAGACCTGCCCACCTCACATCTGGAATAAACGCCTCAAACCTCTAAGTCTCACCTAGAATCTTCCCTCATCAGATCCTTGCATATTTCATCAGCCTCATTTCCTGCTGGTCCCCAGCATGCCAGTTCCTGGAAGATTCTTGAATGCCCTCCTCCCAACCACCTCCTACGTGTTTCCTCACCCCTAGCTGAATCCTATATACTCTTCAGAACTGAACCCAGTCATTGCTTCTCCAGCCCTCCCTGCTTCCTCAAGCTGAGTATCTTCAGCTCTGCAGTGACCCTGGGGACACTCAGTCCTCTCCTAACATCTTGTGATCCTCTTCCTGTCTATGTTCTTCCAGCAGGAGCTCCTTGAGAACAAGACTTGGCTTTTCCTCTGTACCATCATCACCTAGCCCAGAGTGGAGGCTTAGTAAGTcttagttgaatgaatgaaggagggGGTGGCAGGCGCTGATGTTTCCTACTCATGGCAAACCATTAGCAGGATAAGAAGGTCAGCTATCACTTTCTCAGCCTTCACTGCAGTTAGTTCTGCTCTGTGAGGTGAGGCGGGGAGGGTCTAACGTGGAGGGAGTGCTCTAGAAAATGTTTTCCATCCCCCAGTAAACAGAGAGAGCCTCCCTTGAAGTCCTCTTCACCCCCACGACTGCCTGTGGACAGGTTGTGTGAGTCAAGATGCCTGAAGCTGCCCAGGGAATCTCAGAAATGCAACCGGTGCCCCAAGGCTTCTGAATCAACTCTTGACTCTTCTATGTCCAGAATTTTTACTTGATGAGCAATAAATGTTCTTATGGCTTAAGCCTTTAATCAACCAgtcctaatgaaaaaaaaaaaaaaaaaaaaggagggtgtTGAAGATAAATATTCCCTTCTTGGAATCTTAAAACCTCAGACTCTGATGGGACTTTAGAAGTTGTCAAGTTCAAACCTTAACCTTCACATCTTTGCTGCCAGCATGCCCCCTATCCTATCCCAGTTCCAGTTCTTATGCATaagaggaaggaaggacaggACCATATTTCATGGTCCAGGCTTTGGCTTCTGAGTTGATATCTTGACAGAGACCAGCCTCCTGGCTCTGTCTTCTTCCAGCACTCCACTCCCCAACCCTGAGAGTACACAGAGTCCCTGGGAATGAAAGGGTCCGTGAGTAAGCAGAAAGGACCTTATCTCTGTTCGCCTTCATATCAAAGACCCTTCCAAGTCTTGAAACCTTTTCTCTGGTTTGTGACCAGACATCTGCCCTTTTCCTCACATGATTAAGGGCCCCCTCCCAAAGTGGAAAATTGTGGAGTGTTGTCCAAAAGGAAAATAGCTGATTAGATAAGAATTTGAATGGTCTCTGATCCCTCTGGGCACGTGCACAGTGTTCAGCACCTTCAGGGTCATCAGCACACGTGCAGAGACCAGGATGTGGCGAATgtcagagaggagggagggagagaaggggaaagagaaggattaaaaagagggaaaagacaaGGGAGTGATGGAAATGGGGGAAAGAGGCTCTGTAACAGTTCAGGAAAGTCAGTTTGGGGGTTAGTTAAGTGGAGTTCAAATCCTTGTGAGTATCTGCTGAGCTTGGAGAAGTTACTGTATCTATGTCTCAATTTCCTCCCATGCAAAATGGATATACTGATATTTAGCTCATCAAGTATTATGAGGGGATACATAAAAAGCACTTCACACAGTGCTCAGAATATAAGGACCAAATAAAAGGCAGCCATTTCTAGCAAGGAAAGTGGTGGGGAAAGACAAAGATAAGAGAAAGTGAAAGGTAGAGAGCTATGCATTATcaagcagaagagagaaaaagaggagaagaggggagaaagccagagagaatgagaaaagtcaatgaaaaagaaacaaaacgaAACAGATGTATAGTCTTCCAGGGTAAGTTTTTCAAACTCTCCTCCATCCCTGAAGACTTTTCCCTTGATCTTCTGGCACTGTCATTCATTCCTTGCAAGTCCCCAAGGAAGTATAAAAATAGTTCAAGGCAAAGAATGTGATGCTTTGGTCTGGTCTGCCAGGAGGCTTGCCTGCTGACTCCCTCACTTGTGGTCCAAGGGGTCCCACCTGGAAGAAGTAAAGCACAGGTACCAGAAAGGAATACAGTCTTGATAGAATATAAGAAAGACAATCTTtgctgtggttgtttagtcactaagtcgtgtccgactcttttgcaaccccatggactatagcctgtcaggctcctctgtccactggatttcccaggcaagaataagaaaatgggttgccatttccttctccaggggatcttcctgacccagggatcaaacccacctctcctgcactggcaggtgggttctttacccctgagcctctggggaagtcTCACTGGGAGAGAACAGATACGAACTAACCGAGGAGGTGTGGACTGAGGCAGACTGGGAACCCTGGTGGCAGTATATAGGGTGAAAACCTCTCATCTGTAACTTCTCGGATGACTCAGACAAGCTCAGAGAAACTTCAAATTGCTGTTATGTACAAGCTGCTCAGCTTATAATAGGAAAGTTCCCCGGCTAAAGTCAATTTCTTGACTCCTGTGGGTGTCTTTGGGCCACCTACAACCTCAGCCAAAAAAACTTGTAGATTAGATACTCATTGAGTTTTCTGGGTGAATAGCACACAAAATACTTTGTAGATTATCATCTGTTTCTTGGCAGGAAGTGTGTTAGGAGGGCAAAGGAAGCTGCCCATGCCATGAATAAACTCTATCAAATACAAATGGTAGTATACGCCACTGCTTTGTCTGTGATCTTCACTAGCTTCCTACTGTTTATAAAGTTCAAACTATTTAACTTGCTCTTGAAATCCTCCAcagtgtgtgtatgctcagtcgtgtccaactctttgcgaccccatggactgtaacccaccaggttcctctgtccgtagaatttcccaggcaagaatattggaggggggttgccatttcctactccaggggatcttcccgaccgaggggttgaacctgagtctcttgtgtctctcgcatctcttgcattggcaggcagattctttacctacttcactacctgggaagccctccccatCCTATCTATTCTTGCTGTTCCCCTCACATACTCAATACTTAAGCTACACAACTCCCCACACACATATTTATGACCCATAATTTCtcatctctttatcttttttctatATAGCtggtattatttaatttttaatgtttattggagtacagttgctctACAATTTTGTGTTAGGCTCTGctatcatacagagtaaagtaagtcagaaagagaaaaacaaacgccatatattaatgcatatatgtgggatctaggaaaatggtacagatcaatccatttgcaaagcagaaatagagacacagatgtagagaacaaacataaaGACATCAAGAGGGGGGAAAGTGTGGGTggggtgaactgggagattgggactgacacatacacactattggtactataaataaaatagataactaaggaCAATCTATTGTATGGCATAGAGAACTCTActttaatgctctgtggtgacctaaatgggaaaatcaCCTCTTTATCTTGGCTTCTCATGTTCTCTTAGCCTATGATGTCCTCCCCtttcagtcattcatttaataaatttattgaatgtttaccaGTTATCAGGCATCATTCAGTGAGGGCAACACTGAAGATACAGCAAAAAAGGCAAGCACGGAGTCCCCGCCTTTACTGAGCTGAACtgcctttattttccttcattaagGAGAGAGAACAAACACATAATTTCAATAAAGCACAAAGTGTGTTAACATTAGGGAAATATAGgggcctgggggctcagtggtaaagaatcctcctgccaaagcaggagacttgggtttgatccctagatcaggaagatcccttggagaaggaaaaggcaacccacagcagtatttttgcttgggaaatcatgtggacagaggagcctggtgggctacattccacagagtcacaaagagtcggacatgacttagagactaaacaacagtgatGGAAACATAAGACAGGAGGTTGACTCTGGTTCAGGTGGGGCCTGGGCCCTTCTTAGAGCCCTGGATAGTTGGATTCTACAGCCCTTTGCAACTGATATGAGTTCTGAAGCCCCCAAGGCAAAAAGAGATAGTCCGTAGAACCTGGACAAGAACATCCCAATCCAGAACGTTCTTTATCCCAAGAACTTCCATGTCCTCTTTCAATGTGCCACATCGTGGGACAAAGCAAACCTTTTGGAGAAGTCATTAGGGAAGGTGTTTGGTAACAGTAACATGGTGCTTGGATAAGAGGCAAAGGGCCAAAGGAAGGTTTCTGTGCAAAGTGAGCATCATTTTATTCCTTCACTTCATGTATTATATGATTAGGAATAAAATTAGGTGTCTAGTCTGGTGCTCCTCCTTATGTTGGCACTG is a window of Ovis aries strain OAR_USU_Benz2616 breed Rambouillet chromosome 1, ARS-UI_Ramb_v3.0, whole genome shotgun sequence DNA encoding:
- the GJA5 gene encoding gap junction alpha-5 protein; the encoded protein is MGDWSFLGEFLEEVHKHSTVIGKVWLTVLFIFRMLVLGTAAESSWGDEQADFLCDTMQPGCENVCYDQAFPISHIRYWVLQVIFVSTPSLVYLGHAVHMVRVQEKRKLLREAERAKEARAAGSYEYPVAEKTELSCWEEVNGRIALQGSLLNTYVFSILIRTTMEVAFIVGQYLLYGVFLDTLHVCRRSPCPHPVNCYVSRPTEKNVFIVFMLAVAGLSLFLSLAELYHLGWKKIRQRYVKSQPGMGECQLPGPSAGIVQSCTPPPDFNQCLENGPGGKFFSPFSNKMASQQNTDNLATEQVRSQEQIPREGFIHIRYAQKPEVPNEGSPGPSLPHGYQSDKRRLSKASSKARSDDLSV